The Gossypium hirsutum isolate 1008001.06 chromosome D07, Gossypium_hirsutum_v2.1, whole genome shotgun sequence genome includes the window acTTATTTACGAATTGATATCATACTAAATAATTACATTTATGATTTTTTGTATTATGCAAGGGTAATCAAATTACCTGTATAACTTATTGATGGATCCCTACATTTGAAACCCTTAATGTTTTTATGCttttgtaatatactgaacttaggtgtttgatcaCAAAAGTGATAAGTCATCTATATATCATGCCAAGATTATTTGTAAATATGAAATGCCTAGTTATGTGTTCCAAAACTAACATTTGTACAATATTTTCTCAAGGGTTGTCTTTTAATTATTgtctttgtttgcattgcttgaggacaaacaatgaattcagtgtgggggagtttgatctaccgtaattcggtgtagcatatttttattttgttttaataaagtTGTCTTAGTTttgtttacattcaataaaaaaatgtaatttgagtTTTGTATTGACCTTAGAGACTGAGTGAGACCTAATACTGAGCTAATATAGTTTGTGACTGTGTAGGAGACCATGAAAGGGCATACCAACCCAGTATTGGTCACTGTGTTGCAACACAGGGAAACTAATGTCACAACAAAGGGAGTAGAGAGAAAGAATTTTAAGGCTGCTTTTAGTGTTGCAACACAACCAAGGGATGTTGTGACACACCCTTGAAGCTACATTGAGTATGAGCATACTGCCttcaatgtcacaacataggtACTAGGGTGTCGTAACATCAATTTTGTACGAGTAACACTTACGACCCAAGGGCGTTTTGGTTTGGACAATCAAATATTAAACACGAAAGTGTCAGTTGACCTAAGGTTGAGGACGACGAGAACccgaactctataaataggctcatttaacacttgtTAGAGACAActtttcatattgtataattttcttcatattttcactttcagtttttcccttttcttagaCTTTAGGTTCTTTTCAGTTTTGCATTTGTCGGGAGATCTAATTTGTGGAACTCATTCAACACTTTGTGGATTTCATGCTTCAGTTAAATACAATTTAGACTTCTCTTAAACTTTCGTATCTTGATTCACTATTAGTGCTCATATTTTATatcaagtttattttttttagatccATGAGGAATTAATCCTCTTgtaggggattagcgagtggaggtatgattaattgaTTGTTGTACAGGGTTCTCTTAAGCGGATTAGCTGTTTGGGAAAGGAATAGTGTAAaacctaggcttgacaaccctagcaAATTATTTAGGTCGGAATTAAtgcaaaattggtatggcctatccgtgaaaaCCTTAACCCCAAGCCAGTTTGGATTGTGAGATCAacagataagtagttcttgcttaCTCGTTATTCTAGTGGAAAATCGAGAGATCCTCCTAGGATAACAACTAGTTAATTGAACAAAGAACCAAAAGCAACAGTTAGTTATGATTACCGAAGCGAGCTAGTCACCCATGCTCAGATATGATTAAGTTTCCATAGCAAATTTCCCAAAGTTTTTccatttatattgtttttttctttatttattaaaataccaaaagtattttttttatatttagtcgtaagataattttttaaagtactaattagctcTATTTTTTCTTAGGTTAGAATTAAATTAgcgctcgcctcccttgggtacaatccttggagtactcacctactttgttttaactatattacaacctaacctgTATACTTGCAGATATCGCCTGTTCAACATattttgtgcaggatttctactCTGAGCGTTGGTGCACCTGGAGGCGGTCATGAGCCCAAAATCCAGAACAATAGTTCGAACCTACATCTAAGAAAGGGCAAGTACGTGAGAGTCATCTAGAAACTCGAGTCTAGATTCAATTTTCCTATACGGTGGTCCCTTCCTTTGGATAGTATCTGTGCACAGTGTCAGCTAGTAGATTCTCAAGTTGCATTGCAACAATACAAATGACTGATAAAAGGGCTTGTACTTGAATTAGTGGAAGTATTTTCAGTTAGAAACGTCTTCTAGTATTGCCTACAAGATTTAAGCCCAAATGGTCTTTGGCCAAATGACTCCATAAATTGTTTAAATGATTTCAACATGCCTTTTGTTTCAGTGGCTTGGCCTTATAATGCAAATACTGAATTGGCACACATATTAGTAAGGTGTATAAGAGAACCTCCTTTCTTCTTTTACCATATCTGTTGTCTTTGCCTAGGTAACTAGAGTATTTTAAGTAATTCTGGTACAACTTCTACTTCCTCTTCAAATCGATATCATTCTCATATTGATGGTGCAGGATATTCCTcgacttcaacacaaaacatggATATTAAGACTATTTTCGATGACACCCATTCTAAAGAGAGGGTTGCTACTGCTCCACTCAAGAAATATCAACAAAGCAAAATTAAAAGAGACCTAGGGTGGAAGAAAGCACCCAAGAGATCGGGAAAAGTGGGCGCCCTAAATTAACACGACGTAGATTCAGAAAAGTGCTCCCTACACCAGAAGTTCCTATTTCTCCAGTTCCTGCCCTACCTAAGGCGCCTGTTTTACCAGCGGAGTCTACCCGTTCTACAGACTCCCCCATTCATACTATTGATCCCCTATTGGATGAGATTCCAACAATAAGTCCAAAACAACTAGTGGTTCCATCCTGTTTTGAACTTCCCAATGCTTCCTCTGGCGAAGGTGAAGGATTCTTCCCTAGGCATGATTTATTTAAGTCAGGGTTATCTTCTGTTTCTCTAGGCTCTATATTTCAACATCAACTTAATTCTGTGCCTTAGTAGATAAATGAGGCTTTCTCATCCTATCTCTCTTCAAATCATAGGGTTAGAATGCATGTGGTAGAGAGCTTAGTAAATTCCTTAGAAAGCCAAGGTTTAAGCCTCACTCTTTCTATTTTCCTCTATAATTTTCCAACAACTAAGGTACAAATTTAATCTAGTAcatatattaaatgtggtagAAAATGACCAAGTTTGGGTAGCATCCCAAGTGGTAAGGCTTCAAATCCCTCATTGCGTCTAGGTTTGAATCATGCTAAAACCActcccctaatttttttttcaattttgaaacaAAGGGTATTTTACCATTCAACCCTTTTAATTTTTGAAACCCTAATTATTTAATCCAATTTTCTAATTACATGTGGATTTCTACTGCTTTTCAACCATAATTAgaatttctcttttctcttctttaaatacatctttttcttttattcccttattttattttcaccaAAATCTTTATCTTCTTTTACTGGAAATATTATTTTGATCCCAAGATTGAAATCGAGTGTGTTCAATCGATTTTCTAATCAATTTAGCGAAAAACCATCAATTTCATCCCTAACGTACCAATATTAGTAAGAACATTCCAAATCTTGATAATTAGATCTCGAATATCTATAGAATTCATGTTCTCAATAACTTCAAGATCGATAAAATGATCTTTTACGAGTCTTCTaaaattttttgatgattttgataaattttgaacgCCGATATTAATTATTGCATATTTTTCGATCGAAAGACCCATTGTAGATGTCCCGAGCCAGACTTCGACGTGAGGATCGTCGTGCGAAACTTAAAAGTTAGGTGTGTGATCTTTTACGAGAAAATCAAGGCCAAAAATGAACCTAGCCCAAACTACagggcctaccacacgggcgtgtgggtcgCCCGTATGGACTACACGACCCCATACACGACCATGTTTTCCGTataggttgaattattgaattGCCACACAGTCACAATCTCTCACACGACCGTGTACCTATTCCACATGACGCAAGGCTTCCCAAGCGATTCGATCAAACGGTCTGTGTCCCTTGTAACTTAGAATTTACAGTTTTGACtcagaattttatgttttgatcagATTCGTCCCTGAATAggtttcaaactatttttagtgaattgaATTATGCAAATAGGTCCCTAATGATATGAGATATGCTAGAATTCATGATTGATCAATTTAATGTgatatctatttatatttatgaatatttatatttatatgaatattatatgttgcctttgtatatatattatacttgtGATCGTATGAATGACATGCCTATATTATTATTCACACTGAATAAATGAAAAGCCTGAATTTCTACTAATTTGCCACAAGTTAGATTATTTAATATGCCTtgatgcattgcatgggttgGGCTGTTATGAACAGAGGAAGAACAAGTAGTATATCTGCAAGAAAAATGACAAGTGTAGAGCATAGCCATGTGACAATTCTTATCTACAAATTGTTGTGTATTCACAGTCGAATGGTAAATTCCATCTGTAGGTACTACAGTAAATCCATAGCTAAAGGTCGATTTCAATGGCGGGTTTAAGCTGTAGAATCTATAGCCAAAAagcagattaaactaatttccgcactttaggagcttgTAAATAAGTATTTTCATTAGGATTAATTATGTTTTTGTAAGTTTtcattaagttaataaaatgtgcaaattgagtcttttattgccCTTAGGTACTGAATGAGGCATAAGGGTCATCGAAACATATGACCATAATCAAAAAAATGTAAATAcgaaaattcttgaaattaaaagaGTTAATATATAGCCAAAATataagggataaatatcaaatttataaatgaattttggttcaatgtgcaatttgatacattaactttgattttgtgcGGTTATAAACATGAAGCTTAAATTGTGTTGCATGTGTAtatatgaaactttgattttgattcaattatacacatttaaagaaatgaatacatacatttatttttatatttgattaatataattgtttatatatgCAATATATTAACGTAAAATGATGTTAATTCAATAATGTTGTaagtgatttgtgaaaattgaatcaagtcaaaatttcatatatcaaattgcaccaaatcaaagttcaCGTATAGCTTTGATATTTatccaaaaaatataataataaaaaaaatttatagttaattacaaaattataatcctaaaattttaataaatccaTTGAAAACGGTGGAAGCTTATAACTATTTTTTGGCTTAATACATAATTTAGTACCTAAGTTTGGCATTTTTTCCCAATGTGGTATTTTTTTTGTCCAATGTGATATATGTATTTAACAAAAGTTATACCTCTTTGTATTTGAAGCTAGCGGTGTTAACATTTTTTTGCTCAACTCAGTGTTaactttttatgtttaatttaaaatttagaggtgatttgatgaaatttcataattagataataatttaacaattaactttcatTAATTCAATCCTAAAGCTCCAATTAAATCATATCTATTTATTTGTGTTTGACAAATTAAatgtaaaacttaaaaaatttacaattaacattaaatttattttattaacaaaaccatgaaaaattcaaacattaaatttattttattaacaaaacaCAATTAACTTTCATTAGCAACTTTAAGactcaaattaaacatttaaagtTGACATGGTTACCTTTTAAGTATCAAAATATATTACTTTTgtcaaatataaatatcatattagaccaaaaatataatataaaaaccacattaaaaaatattagacTGAGTTATTAATTAATCATTCTTTTTTCTTCCTCGAACGAGCACAGTAATAATTGATCTGATTTGAGCCGCTTTTAATAACTATTGAAGCTCAAAACGCCTAATGCGGCAATTTGGCTATTGATTGTGGTAAAGCGAGTGAAAGAAAAACGTGTTCATGCAATGCAATATCTCTTtcaataaataacttaaaattagaGTGACAATCACTTGATATAATTGATATTCGTTCCCAAAGGATCGTCCTGGATACAAAGATTTACATTAAAAAAGGGACCAAGTAAAACATAGATCAAATGATGCTCTACTTAAAGTAGTAAGGAAGGTCGAGGACATACAGGAGGAAGTAAGCCCAAGTGACACCAGAGATTCCACCAAAGAAGAACCCTCCAGTGAACTTAGCCCATCCATCCGCCGTTTGCAACTggtctggctctttcttcctccCAGTCAGGGTTAGGCTCGGTGCTATCGATGGCTCACCTTCTTTGAACGATGCAACGCCATACATCGTCAAGCAAATGCTGAGGATCACAACCAGACCGGCAGCGGCTAAGGACCCAGCTTGACCCGCCACCGCAGTGTTCCTTAGAGGGCCGGCCTTAACGAATGGACCCACCAGGAGGAAGCCGTGAGCCAGACCCACTTCGATTCCCCTCAGAAGTGGGTTCACTGCCGTCCTATAGGCTGGGAGGTTGGAAAGGTACCATGCAATTAAGGGGCTTGAGGTGATTGGAGTCTCCAGGCTTCCAATGAAGGGGTCGCCGTTGATGGGTTGGATTACTTGAAATGTTGACTGCAAAAGGAGAGGGAGGGGGGGGGATGATAAAAAAAACTTAGTGAAGTGACGAGCCTAGCTAAGCTAACAGTGACCAGACAGACATAGCTAGCTTACCTTGTCGGATTGAACAGCTTTGACAGTGAAGCAAGGGGTCCTGGTCTTTCCGGAAGATACTTTGAACGGGGATCCCGAAATGCCCCTGGGGACTACCAGTCCTCTTGTAACAGACGACGTAAAGCTGCTCTTCAGCTGAGTCGCCATTGGAGAAGCAGTGGTAGCCATTTACGGATTTTGTTGTTAACTGAGAGCAAAAAAGAGAGTGGGAAATAGAAATATGTGCAAATAATACGAAGCCAAAATAGAGTGAGAGAAAGAGATTTTCCGATTATTGGATGCAAGAATGTGTGGTTGAGGTGGATGAGGTGTTAATTTTGCAGATTTGTGATTGGATGCATCAATCCGTGGAATCTTATCCCTTATCCAATACTCCAAATGTTGCTGACGGATTACATtagttctattttatttattttatttaagctGATATCACATCTTCATAATATAGATTGAGATCGTAAAACCTAGGAACACACTTTTCTAACGGATTATATACttaatttctttacataaaatttgtgttatatttattttactttacccTGATTAATACCATAAAACTTCCGAATTTAATTAgctaaaaagttattttaatgtTTGGTTTGTAAAAATTATTTACTCATAGAAgacatttgtttaaaaaatatataagattatgTTTGTAAAGAATTACTACAACGCAAAACTACTAAAAGTATGTTACATTATTATATTCAGTTCTAGTTGGAATAAGTATTTGGTTCACCCaatgtaatattatttaaaaatagattctactaaatttttattgtaatagaatttgtttttttaacaagtttagttttttaataaatttttagggATAATAACAAGAATAGTCCTTGTACTTTATTTTGATGTGGTATTTACGGTTTTAAAATGTCTAATTTGgtacttatactttaattttgttaaCTATTCCGATACCTATCCCTAACAATGTCAGATTTGCTAATGGCATGACATGTTGTCGATTCAAAAAGCAGCACATGTCATTATGTTGACTTTTGACCAAAAAAATTTGGGGTATTTAAGAAATAAGTctattttatttttgtcctttttcaaatatttttttaaatccctaaaattaattCCTTTTCAACAAAAActctataaaatttatataaaaaaacccaaaaatttcttcaaaattttcatttaatttcctttCATCAAAACTCTAAAAAAATTGTTGGAGTTTTATGCTTGCTTGTTCCATGTTTTGTTTGAATAAGAACAATTTCTGCTTGGGTCGTGGGTTGTTTCGGCCTCATGGATGCTTGACATTCTTGGCCTACAAAGGGATGTCATGTTTGAAAAAACAAGAGTAATTTTTTTACTAGGACTCTTTAGCTCTTTAATCGATtatattgatgaaattatgagttctACTGGATAAGGATTGAAGCCTTATCCTTATTTTTTTAGTTGTTGAAGGATTAATCAAAGGATTTTATCTAATTTATGCAAAGGATTATTCAAGGGATTTATCTACCATTTTATTGAAGTTTATCTTGTGATAACAAGTTGTTAATCGACACATTAAATATGTGTCTCATTCCCTTGGAGCTACATGACTCAGAGAGATGGAAATATACACTagctttgtttatttttattctgtTGAGCATTTTATATTCTTGTTTATTTGTTGATGAATTCTCTTGAGTGGAGTTGAGAGTTATCTTTGGTGAATGTTGATTGCGGTATTGTTCTCTATTGGGGCTGTATGAACTTGGCTTGCAAAGGGGTTATAGGCTTTAGCCAATAGAGGCATATTGTTTCGCTTGATTGATTTGGTTGATTGAATAAGAGTATATCCTAAGCAAAGATTTGTAGACATAGGACAATTGTATCTGAGCTGTGTTAAAAAAACTTGGTTTCGTTGTTTCTTATTCCTCttacttttttcttttacaaGTTCACAACTTCCGTTCTATTTCATACTGCAATGAGTCTTGAACATAGTTAAAGTTTTCATATATGTAGATTAACTTTGGTTTCAATTAGTATCAAAGCCTGGCTTCATAAGATGTTTGAAGACAATATAGTGGTGTATCTATAGTTATGAACCCAATAAAAAAAGGAAGTTAAGTATCACGAGCCCTACTTCTGGTAGTATATTCAAATTATGCCTATTGAAAATCTCATATAAAGGCATTCATTATGTCGACTGATGATACCGCCTGTAAGGTTATCGAAGAaggtgatgtaacaccccttacccgaccTGATCGTAGGTCTGAGCTATAAGATGCTACATTCGTTGTTGGAGTAACTTCAGACAATTATACATCATACAACCATTTACACATGCAATTAAGTTTAATTCACATTCATACTATGCAACATAATTATTTTCGGGTAACATATGAGCTTACAAAAACTCTTTTGCTAACTCACGGTTGAATTAGGAACAAATTGTGAAGTTTTCAAAATCTAGGGTTGATATTGCGACATCATGATTTCCGCGTCACGACATCGtcaacttagagagttacatcTCAACTTTAAGCATCTCGATGTCGCAACATCACCCACTGTCAACCCATGTCACAACGTCGGGGACTCGAGGTTGCGACATTACCTCAGTTTTGGGCAAAAGCGTGTTTGGCACAAGTTTCAAGCTTTCAATCCAATGCTTATATACATTCATTCATCTTCCTACAATCCAAAACATCATCATTCTATATCAACGTATACCAATTCAAGCGTATGAACATGTGAAATCAAACATTCAATATAGTACCAAACTAACATTTACCATTTAAGCATTTTCCTTTATCAACTAACCATACCAAAATTGTTTCATTTTTCTAATCTATCATGCCATACTTATGCAATTTGGAAACTAAGCACCTAAATGATCTTTACATGAAATCAAACAATGCATATACTAAGCTATATATCATGCTTAACATTCAAGCTTACCATTTTCAAATCATTCACCAACTTATCTATCTTAACCATTTCATTTTGTAACCTTAAACATACTAAGCTCAAGTAAGTTCAAGATCATCCTTTTTAATAGCATCAAACTTTTCCAAACCATGCATCAACTAAGTCATATCCCATGCTTAACATGCAAGATCAACCATTAccacatttttcacataaataTGAACTTAAAATGACCATGTTCACACTAAGGTgtccttatatacatgccacaatatcTAGACTCAAAATGAACATACTTCTACCGTCTTGTTGGTAGTGTGTGCTTCGTGCTAATTCGACTTGGCAAGTTCTACAAGGTGATGATCtacaaatagaaaaacaactagAATAAGCATTTAACGCTTAGTAAATTCAAATGGAAAAATATTATACTTGTAACACCCTCACCCGACCTGACCTCCGAATCCGGGGCACGGGATGTCACAAATGGACCGAATTGGACTAAACACGCATTTCTAACCTAACAATTTTAAAGACTGACTTTATATcttattaataaatattcttaCAACATAACCCTTAAATTAAGATAAAAGTTTACTATCTCAAAATTTTGGGCTCTAAAGATACTACTTAGGTAGAATGTAATGGGCCCCGAGGCAAAGCCTCTAAAGGTACCCCCTCCTATGTGCATGACTCCAAACTAATGATTTCTCCTTGTTCTACCTCgatctggcttggtccctcctcaAGCTTCTTTACCTCGTGAGTATTGCGTCACAATTCAAAACACTTGTAAGTTcagatgaacttagtgagtttcttaCTATACTACGCAAAATTTAGCCCCAAACTTGTCAGGGTAATAAAATGAGAAACTAAACACAATTAAATCGCTGATTGTCTTGAGACATTTCCCCTCAATACGGATTGATGATCTTTGATTCATTTCTCGAACATATCTATAAACAGATAGGTTGTTAGGCGATCTTCCCCTGGTTGACCCTATAACCATTTgataagttttgaaatttttttaggcATTTCTCCATACTGACGAACTTTATCCTTTCCTTACATACATTCTTTCCTTTATCCATCTTCTTTCTCGAACATATTTCTACTCAAATTTTTTCATCCTTAATCACATAGTTGGGTGGTCAATTACCAGTACAGATTCATTTTTCTACCTTTGAACTTATAAGGTAGTTGTCCTACCTATCAACCTAATACCCCTTTTAGCTTTTCCTTCATTGGAGATCATATCAAACTCAATTAGTCCTTGGTGGACTCTATTTTCTTACTTTAGTCCTATAGGCCTTACAGACATTCCACAAGTGGGTTTAGCTAATGAGGACCTATGCCAACCTGGCAGACTAAACCTCATTTCACCCTACATTTGGGTTGCAATATTGTTTGGGTTATTCCCTTGTGAACTTCCCTAACAGTGATTTCTTTCTCTTAAAGAGCATGTTTGTCTGTTGTGAACCCCTTTGGTCTATAGTATTTGATAGACTGTCATTCGAGTGACCAGTCAAGTTCACTATTTCTCTCATATGATGGTTCTCTATGGAACTAGCTCTTTGGCTGATTCTTCTTAATAGATATCCCCTTAAAG containing:
- the LOC107954721 gene encoding photosystem I reaction center subunit XI, chloroplastic; protein product: MATTASPMATQLKSSFTSSVTRGLVVPRGISGSPFKVSSGKTRTPCFTVKAVQSDKSTFQVIQPINGDPFIGSLETPITSSPLIAWYLSNLPAYRTAVNPLLRGIEVGLAHGFLLVGPFVKAGPLRNTAVAGQAGSLAAAGLVVILSICLTMYGVASFKEGEPSIAPSLTLTGRKKEPDQLQTADGWAKFTGGFFFGGISGVTWAYFLLYVLDLPYYFK